The following coding sequences lie in one Arachis ipaensis cultivar K30076 chromosome B03, Araip1.1, whole genome shotgun sequence genomic window:
- the LOC107629242 gene encoding uncharacterized protein LOC107629242 isoform X1, with the protein MMSHLHQHPQHPLLLQQHYHHPESSLSSFHAINKAKKKKKNGIRRSDGTFLGHKFVSSSITSFSNHNNKNNSNEGDEGSPPTTTQQCCFNVYSSRRWGANTNIVGCSEVSSSMASQLEPPSSSLLRSPSNDIIRKKKISGQQKKEELEREVSMLQKLLDQEEKVHEILEMVHNRPNNVSTLSSIPNFLPPKMKELLAELVMVEGEISRLEIQINHLQTSLKHEQEITKETKSKSWNLSNNNNSGSYNVNNHHHHNFPTSAPIPIPIPSPIHHRSSVHERMAYETKALHFISKAIKGDYYALNSNNNELSSSLNEKTGFMMMMKNSVEQKENKFQEDVKFHQERVVGRKINNGMVKAPSPMRDPRHPSPKLRERNPEMYLDLPTRSLLDPLLSEENDLKWQPNKLSESIMKCLNFIYVRLLRTSRAMELEKSGPILRSMHSSLSSRSFRVDTTSNTKSNLMLQREARQQDPYAIFDTEESIPRDIGPYKNLVIFTSSSMDPKFISNPSSIPLLRKLRILMSNLQTVDLKCLTYQQKLAFWINVYNACIMHVWIQYGVPSTPEKLLALMNKATLNIGGNIINAQEIEHFILRKRATSNIKEVQRKGEWEDKESKIGELYEVESIDPNVTFALCCGTRSSPAVRIYTSEGVTSELEKSKLDYLQASILATSTKRIGFPELLLRNMHDFASDIDSLVDWVCNQLPTSGTLRKSMVDCFRTNNNNNNNVKASTIVDKIPYDYEFQYLLTI; encoded by the exons ATGATGTCCCACCTTCACCAGCATCCACAAcaccctcttcttcttcaacaacacTACCACCACCCTGAAAGCTCCCTCTCATCTTTTCATGCAATAAACAAagccaagaagaagaagaagaatggtatTAGAAGAAGTGATGGGACTTTCTTGGGTCACAAGTTTGTGTCATCATCAATAACCTCCTTTTCTAaccataataataaaaataatagtaatgAAGGTGATGAAGGAAGCCCTCCAACAACAACACAACAGTGTTGTTTTAATGTCTATTCTTCAAGGCGTTGGGGTGCTAATACTAACATTGTTGGGTGTAGTGAGGTTTCTTCTTCCATGGCCAGCCAACTAGAaccaccttcttcttctttgctTCGCTCTCCCTCCAATGATATTATT AGGAAGAAGAAAATTTCTGGGCAGCAAAAGAAAGAGGAACTTGAAAGAGAG GTCTCTATGCTTCAAAAGTTATTGGACCAAGAAGAAAAGGTTCATGAGATTTTAGAGATGGTGCATAATAGACCAAATAATGTTTCAACCTTATCATCAATTCCCAATTTTCTTCCTCCCAAG ATGAAAGAACTTTTAGCAGAGTTAGTAATGGTTGAGGGAGAGATATCAAGACTTGAAATCCAAATAAATCATCTTCAAACAAGTTTGAAACATGAACAAGAGATCACAAAGgaaacaaaatcaaaatcatgGAATTTGagcaataataataattctgGTTCTTATAATGTGaacaatcatcatcatcacaatTTCCCTACTTCTGCACCAATTCCAATTCCAATTCCAAGTCCTATTCATCATAGAAGCAGTGTTCATGAAAGAATGGCATATGAGACCAAAGCACTGCATTTCATAAGCAAAGCTATAAAGGGTGATTACTATGCTcttaatagtaataataatgagCTTAGTAGTAGTCTTAATGAGAAAACAGggttcatgatgatgatgaagaattcAGTTGAACAGAAAGAAAACAAGTTTCAAGAGGATGTGAAGTTTCATCAAGAAAGAGTTGTTGGTAGGAAAATTAATAATGGGATGGTGAAAGCTCCTTCACCTATGAGAGACCCTCGCCATCCATCACCTAAG CTTAGGGAACGTAATCCAGAGATGTACCTAGATCTTCCAACAAGATCACTGCTTGATCCACTTCTTTCAGAAGAAAATGATCTAAAATGGCAACCCAACAAGCTATCAGAGAGCATAATGAAGTGTTTGAATTTCATATATGTGAGGCTTCTAAGAACATCAAGAGCAATGGAATTGGAGAAATCAGGTCCAATTTTAAGGTCTATGCACTCTTCACTAAGCTCAAGAAGCTTTAGGGTGGACACTACATCAAACACAAAATCAAACTTAATGCTTCAAAGGGAAGCAAGGCAACAAGACCCTTATGCTATCTTTGATACTGAAGAGTCCATTCCAAGGGACATTGGTCCTTACAAGAACTTGGTTATATTCACTTCTTCTTCTATGGATCCTAAGTTCATCTCAAATCCTTCCTCTATTCCATTACTAAGGAAATTAAG GATCTTGATGAGTAATCTTCAAACAGTTGATTTGAAATGCCTTACTTATCAACAGAAGTTAGCATTCTGGATTAATGTGTACAATGCTTGTATCATGCATGTAtgg ATACAATATGGAGTTCCATCCACACCAGAAAAGCTACTTGCATTGATGAACAAG GCAACTCTCAATATAGGAGGCAACATAATAAATGCTCAAGAAATAGAGCATTTCATTTTGAGGAAAAGAGCTACTTCTAATATCAAAGAG GTACAGAGGAAGGGTGAGTGGGAAGATAAAGAGTCAAAAATTGGTGAACTTTATGAAGTTGAATCCATAGATCCTAATGTCACATTTGCTCTCTGTTGTGGAACTCGTTCTTCTCCAGCT GTGAGGATATACACATCTGAAGGAGTTACATCTGAATTGGAGAAATCAAAACTAGATTATCTTCAAGCTTCAATTTTGGCAACAAGCACAAAAAGGATTGGATTCCCAGAACTACTTCTCAGAAACATGCATGATTTTGCATCAGACATAGATTCATTGGTGGATTGGGTGTGTAACCAGTTACCTACTTCTGGTACTTTAAGGAAATCAATGGTGGATTGCTTCAgaaccaataataataataataataatgttaagGCTTCTACAATTGTTGACAAGATTCCCTATGACTATGAATTCCAATATCTGTTGACAATATAA
- the LOC107629242 gene encoding uncharacterized protein LOC107629242 isoform X2, with the protein MMSHLHQHPQHPLLLQQHYHHPESSLSSFHAINKAKKKKKNGIRRSDGTFLGHKFVSSSITSFSNHNNKNNSNEGDEGSPPTTTQQCCFNVYSSRRWGANTNIVGCSEVSSSMASQLEPPSSSLLRSPSNDIIRKKKISGQQKKEELEREMKELLAELVMVEGEISRLEIQINHLQTSLKHEQEITKETKSKSWNLSNNNNSGSYNVNNHHHHNFPTSAPIPIPIPSPIHHRSSVHERMAYETKALHFISKAIKGDYYALNSNNNELSSSLNEKTGFMMMMKNSVEQKENKFQEDVKFHQERVVGRKINNGMVKAPSPMRDPRHPSPKLRERNPEMYLDLPTRSLLDPLLSEENDLKWQPNKLSESIMKCLNFIYVRLLRTSRAMELEKSGPILRSMHSSLSSRSFRVDTTSNTKSNLMLQREARQQDPYAIFDTEESIPRDIGPYKNLVIFTSSSMDPKFISNPSSIPLLRKLRILMSNLQTVDLKCLTYQQKLAFWINVYNACIMHVXIQYGVPSTPEKLLALMNKATLNIGGNIINAQEIEHFILRKRATSNIKEVQRKGEWEDKESKIGELYEVESIDPNVTFALCCGTRSSPAVRIYTSEGVTSELEKSKLDYLQASILATSTKRIGFPELLLRNMHDFASDIDSLVDWVCNQLPTSGTLRKSMVDCFRTNNNNNNNVKASTIVDKIPYDYEFQYLLTI; encoded by the exons ATGATGTCCCACCTTCACCAGCATCCACAAcaccctcttcttcttcaacaacacTACCACCACCCTGAAAGCTCCCTCTCATCTTTTCATGCAATAAACAAagccaagaagaagaagaagaatggtatTAGAAGAAGTGATGGGACTTTCTTGGGTCACAAGTTTGTGTCATCATCAATAACCTCCTTTTCTAaccataataataaaaataatagtaatgAAGGTGATGAAGGAAGCCCTCCAACAACAACACAACAGTGTTGTTTTAATGTCTATTCTTCAAGGCGTTGGGGTGCTAATACTAACATTGTTGGGTGTAGTGAGGTTTCTTCTTCCATGGCCAGCCAACTAGAaccaccttcttcttctttgctTCGCTCTCCCTCCAATGATATTATT AGGAAGAAGAAAATTTCTGGGCAGCAAAAGAAAGAGGAACTTGAAAGAGAG ATGAAAGAACTTTTAGCAGAGTTAGTAATGGTTGAGGGAGAGATATCAAGACTTGAAATCCAAATAAATCATCTTCAAACAAGTTTGAAACATGAACAAGAGATCACAAAGgaaacaaaatcaaaatcatgGAATTTGagcaataataataattctgGTTCTTATAATGTGaacaatcatcatcatcacaatTTCCCTACTTCTGCACCAATTCCAATTCCAATTCCAAGTCCTATTCATCATAGAAGCAGTGTTCATGAAAGAATGGCATATGAGACCAAAGCACTGCATTTCATAAGCAAAGCTATAAAGGGTGATTACTATGCTcttaatagtaataataatgagCTTAGTAGTAGTCTTAATGAGAAAACAGggttcatgatgatgatgaagaattcAGTTGAACAGAAAGAAAACAAGTTTCAAGAGGATGTGAAGTTTCATCAAGAAAGAGTTGTTGGTAGGAAAATTAATAATGGGATGGTGAAAGCTCCTTCACCTATGAGAGACCCTCGCCATCCATCACCTAAG CTTAGGGAACGTAATCCAGAGATGTACCTAGATCTTCCAACAAGATCACTGCTTGATCCACTTCTTTCAGAAGAAAATGATCTAAAATGGCAACCCAACAAGCTATCAGAGAGCATAATGAAGTGTTTGAATTTCATATATGTGAGGCTTCTAAGAACATCAAGAGCAATGGAATTGGAGAAATCAGGTCCAATTTTAAGGTCTATGCACTCTTCACTAAGCTCAAGAAGCTTTAGGGTGGACACTACATCAAACACAAAATCAAACTTAATGCTTCAAAGGGAAGCAAGGCAACAAGACCCTTATGCTATCTTTGATACTGAAGAGTCCATTCCAAGGGACATTGGTCCTTACAAGAACTTGGTTATATTCACTTCTTCTTCTATGGATCCTAAGTTCATCTCAAATCCTTCCTCTATTCCATTACTAAGGAAATTAAG GATCTTGATGAGTAATCTTCAAACAGTTGATTTGAAATGCCTTACTTATCAACAGAAGTTAGCATTCTGGATTAATGTGTACAATGCTTGTATCATGCATGTAt NNATACAATATGGAGTTCCATCCACACCAGAAAAGCTACTTGCATTGATGAACAAG GCAACTCTCAATATAGGAGGCAACATAATAAATGCTCAAGAAATAGAGCATTTCATTTTGAGGAAAAGAGCTACTTCTAATATCAAAGAG GTACAGAGGAAGGGTGAGTGGGAAGATAAAGAGTCAAAAATTGGTGAACTTTATGAAGTTGAATCCATAGATCCTAATGTCACATTTGCTCTCTGTTGTGGAACTCGTTCTTCTCCAGCT GTGAGGATATACACATCTGAAGGAGTTACATCTGAATTGGAGAAATCAAAACTAGATTATCTTCAAGCTTCAATTTTGGCAACAAGCACAAAAAGGATTGGATTCCCAGAACTACTTCTCAGAAACATGCATGATTTTGCATCAGACATAGATTCATTGGTGGATTGGGTGTGTAACCAGTTACCTACTTCTGGTACTTTAAGGAAATCAATGGTGGATTGCTTCAgaaccaataataataataataataatgttaagGCTTCTACAATTGTTGACAAGATTCCCTATGACTATGAATTCCAATATCTGTTGACAATATAA